A DNA window from Nitrospira sp. contains the following coding sequences:
- a CDS encoding DctA-YdbH domain-containing protein (MaGe:77308925) has product MLHYRYQRIALVAFLSLMCVYLLIPLVVSYGATQWLSQQGYRNVIVQLGYPGWQELSIPVVSFQLDLGDEVLMVSVTDVQMEYRLPDLLQGRVSRVVLPYLAIQMLHDQGQLSTGANAPGDVSGSPWNVLTAGDLLRRIPVLPFEEVQLNQVTVFREQATGPLRRVAIQGVIEQRNGELGGRLSFQGRETASYTLSLTGHSATTWAATLVSQRTQAAPILTWQSTAQARDGQVQVEGKLEINVREFAPFIALAVPIGPELSQVSGAVAVAWTGTAPSGASLSALRESPESLFQGSFQVTVTLPELKGVAKQIALSSSGNFSGSPARLGWTIDPGLLGTATVNMQPRIVPDAVKSLLPRGDQPLRIEPRQPLQGMLYWAESPIRLTMDGPVHVSYGAAAGPLAIDVDVVLADVVGQELVSAEGEFHLRGLVPPSLTVGISVRDVRGDLWGRVALKQRVVTGTVQVPSMMTVKQFQQGPVAIASAAIDVAAPIPVRCALASGQCTAGPGTLRIGAQGIRSAGYDVTLAEGTLALQSAESAGNSWTAQGGIDLAGVRVEPLPVAFPPSAWQMKFTANQAGIKADVRGDFPGREGVVTAKVAQSFGESEGSARLVLGPLQFDAEANRLQKWLPGLPAAFDLTAGRITASTDVAWASSRSKDSMKDSEPVMLHPGAITVQADRLSAVVQGVTIEGIDTTLNFDLLGGEQLRSRQPAVVQVASIQAGVALNDVSATADLRWTLSDPWPVLGIKDIQASLFGGSVTSPGLQVDPAKPPHRLVLSLRRFDLAKLLSLEQQKGLQGTGLLSGTIPVTVTARGGVSVKDGMVEAEAPGGVIRYQPSPDSGAFLADADSSVKLAAQALSNFQYTALRVGVQYAEDGVLQLAAQLEGRNPDMKKSPPIHFNLNVQENIPALLQSLRLVQDIEGTLEHRVRGR; this is encoded by the coding sequence ATGCTGCACTATCGATATCAACGTATTGCGCTCGTGGCTTTTCTGAGCCTGATGTGCGTCTATCTTCTGATTCCGTTGGTGGTCTCGTACGGAGCGACGCAGTGGTTGAGCCAGCAGGGGTATCGGAATGTGATTGTGCAATTGGGGTATCCTGGATGGCAGGAACTCTCGATTCCAGTCGTCTCGTTTCAGCTGGATCTGGGCGATGAGGTGTTGATGGTTTCCGTGACCGACGTGCAGATGGAGTATCGATTGCCCGATCTTCTGCAGGGCCGAGTTTCGCGAGTGGTGTTGCCGTATCTGGCGATTCAGATGCTCCACGATCAAGGCCAGCTGTCCACCGGTGCGAATGCGCCGGGCGACGTCAGTGGATCTCCATGGAATGTGCTCACGGCCGGCGATTTGCTGCGACGGATCCCGGTGTTGCCATTCGAAGAGGTGCAGTTGAATCAGGTAACGGTGTTCCGCGAGCAGGCGACCGGTCCGCTTCGTCGAGTGGCCATTCAGGGCGTGATCGAACAGCGGAATGGCGAGCTCGGCGGGCGGCTGTCGTTTCAAGGGCGTGAGACCGCGTCGTATACGCTGTCTCTGACCGGGCATTCGGCGACGACATGGGCGGCGACGCTGGTCTCGCAACGGACGCAGGCCGCTCCGATTCTCACCTGGCAGTCGACCGCGCAGGCGCGTGACGGGCAGGTGCAGGTTGAAGGAAAATTAGAGATCAATGTTCGAGAGTTCGCTCCGTTCATTGCCCTCGCGGTTCCGATCGGACCGGAGTTGAGCCAAGTGTCGGGGGCGGTGGCGGTCGCATGGACGGGAACGGCCCCCTCCGGCGCGTCGCTAAGTGCGCTTCGCGAGAGCCCGGAATCGCTCTTTCAAGGATCGTTTCAAGTCACCGTGACGTTGCCGGAATTGAAAGGCGTGGCCAAGCAGATTGCCCTATCCTCGTCCGGGAATTTTTCCGGATCCCCGGCGCGGCTGGGATGGACGATCGATCCTGGCCTGTTGGGAACGGCGACGGTGAATATGCAACCGCGCATTGTGCCAGATGCGGTGAAGTCGTTGTTGCCGCGGGGCGATCAGCCGCTTCGCATCGAACCGCGCCAGCCGCTTCAGGGCATGCTCTATTGGGCGGAATCGCCAATCCGTTTGACGATGGATGGCCCGGTCCATGTGAGCTATGGGGCCGCGGCGGGGCCGCTGGCAATCGACGTGGATGTCGTTCTCGCAGATGTAGTCGGTCAAGAGCTCGTGTCGGCTGAGGGGGAGTTCCATCTGCGAGGGCTGGTGCCCCCGAGTTTGACTGTGGGGATCTCTGTGCGAGACGTCCGGGGTGATCTGTGGGGGCGCGTGGCCCTCAAGCAGCGCGTGGTGACCGGTACCGTGCAGGTGCCATCCATGATGACCGTGAAACAATTTCAACAAGGACCTGTAGCGATAGCGTCCGCGGCCATCGATGTGGCGGCGCCGATTCCGGTCCGTTGCGCGCTGGCATCCGGTCAATGCACGGCCGGCCCAGGAACGCTTCGGATCGGCGCGCAAGGCATTCGTTCGGCCGGATACGATGTCACGCTGGCCGAGGGCACCCTGGCGCTCCAGAGTGCCGAATCCGCAGGGAATTCATGGACCGCTCAGGGCGGGATCGATTTGGCCGGCGTGCGCGTCGAGCCGCTGCCAGTGGCGTTTCCGCCCTCTGCCTGGCAGATGAAGTTCACGGCAAATCAGGCCGGGATCAAGGCCGACGTGCGGGGCGATTTCCCGGGGCGCGAGGGCGTTGTGACGGCCAAGGTGGCGCAATCGTTTGGAGAGAGTGAAGGGTCGGCGCGACTGGTGTTGGGGCCGCTCCAGTTTGACGCAGAGGCGAATCGTTTGCAGAAGTGGCTGCCTGGCTTGCCCGCTGCATTCGATCTCACGGCAGGCCGGATCACGGCCAGTACGGATGTTGCGTGGGCATCCAGCCGATCGAAGGACTCCATGAAGGATTCCGAGCCGGTTATGCTTCACCCCGGCGCGATCACAGTTCAGGCGGATCGGCTGTCCGCCGTCGTTCAGGGGGTGACGATTGAAGGGATCGACACGACATTGAATTTCGATCTCTTGGGTGGTGAACAGCTGCGGTCGCGTCAGCCGGCGGTGGTGCAGGTGGCCTCTATTCAGGCGGGAGTAGCATTGAACGATGTGTCGGCGACCGCCGATCTGCGGTGGACGCTGTCCGATCCCTGGCCGGTGCTCGGTATCAAGGATATTCAGGCCAGTCTGTTCGGAGGATCTGTGACGAGCCCCGGTCTTCAGGTCGATCCGGCGAAGCCGCCTCACCGGCTGGTGTTGTCGTTGCGGCGATTCGATTTGGCGAAGCTGTTGAGTCTTGAACAGCAAAAGGGATTACAGGGGACCGGCCTGTTGAGCGGGACGATCCCGGTCACGGTGACGGCGAGAGGAGGCGTGAGTGTCAAGGATGGCATGGTCGAAGCCGAAGCGCCTGGAGGGGTCATCCGTTACCAGCCCTCACCGGATTCCGGGGCCTTCCTGGCCGATGCCGATTCGAGTGTGAAACTGGCGGCTCAGGCGCTCAGCAATTTTCAGTATACGGCTCTGCGGGTGGGGGTGCAGTATGCTGAAGACGGCGTGTTGCAGTTGGCGGCGCAATTGGAGGGAAGAAATCCGGACATGAAGAAAAGCCCGCCAATCCATTTCAATCTGAACGTTCAGGAAAATATTCCAGCGCTCTTGCAAAGTCTTCGGCTCGTGCAGGATATTGAGGGGACGCTCGAACACCGTGTGCGTGGGCGATAA
- a CDS encoding hypothetical protein (Evidence 4 : Unknown function but conserved in other organisms; MaGe:77308928), whose product MKIPRLSRTGFTLVEMTIVVATVGILAAVAIPAYRHFTKRAQSVEAEVALTEIHRLQQLHRAQSGSFAGDLWAVGFNPIHPLKFYSVGMRFLGGAEGIAYQAYASAKEDSEGSTRFVLTQYQDGHVTMDKSIASGPAALPEVGGSVGSKAGDGGGLGDNALAGAGTGASSSSSTSSGQRTVMHSNQSIGMDSK is encoded by the coding sequence ATGAAGATTCCGCGTTTATCCCGAACAGGCTTCACGCTTGTGGAGATGACGATTGTCGTCGCGACCGTCGGGATTCTTGCGGCGGTGGCCATACCGGCCTACCGGCATTTCACCAAGCGCGCGCAATCGGTGGAAGCGGAGGTTGCGCTGACGGAGATCCATCGGTTGCAGCAGTTGCACCGTGCTCAAAGCGGATCTTTCGCCGGAGATTTGTGGGCGGTCGGCTTCAATCCCATTCATCCGTTGAAGTTCTATTCAGTCGGTATGCGATTTCTTGGGGGGGCGGAGGGGATTGCCTATCAAGCCTATGCTTCTGCAAAGGAAGACTCGGAGGGATCGACAAGATTTGTGCTGACGCAGTACCAGGATGGACATGTGACTATGGATAAATCCATTGCGTCGGGACCGGCTGCGTTGCCAGAGGTGGGCGGCTCCGTGGGATCGAAGGCTGGAGACGGGGGAGGATTGGGGGATAACGCGCTGGCGGGGGCGGGCACCGGCGCTAGTAGTAGTTCGTCGACGAGTAGCGGTCAGCGAACTGTGATGCATTCGAATCAATCTATCGGGATGGATTCCAAGTAG
- a CDS encoding hypothetical protein (Evidence 5 : Unknown function; MaGe:77308926) has translation MTVLIKTPHEPHVGRDRIVKIEFWPLDIPITDPFVVATGAPVIAENVFVRITLHDGAQGYGESALFPEAGGETRDSCLAALRQLAAPLIGASAGHYTRIAAEMAQTAPARPAARCGLETAMIDAFCRSRHIPLWQLWGGQDVRARETDITIPIATLGKSVSLARSWYAQGFRLFKRKVGNDVDQDIRRLEAVHRALPGIVFIGDGNQGFTREDCLAFARVGLHQYQNYENRRG, from the coding sequence ATGACCGTCCTCATCAAGACGCCGCACGAGCCGCACGTTGGTCGCGACCGGATCGTCAAAATCGAATTCTGGCCTCTCGATATCCCGATTACCGACCCATTTGTCGTCGCAACCGGCGCTCCTGTCATCGCGGAAAACGTCTTCGTCCGCATCACCCTCCATGACGGCGCCCAAGGCTATGGAGAATCCGCTCTCTTCCCAGAAGCCGGTGGAGAGACTCGCGATTCCTGCCTGGCCGCTCTCCGCCAACTTGCCGCGCCATTGATCGGAGCATCGGCGGGACACTATACCCGGATCGCCGCCGAGATGGCGCAGACCGCGCCGGCTCGTCCTGCCGCCCGCTGTGGTCTTGAGACGGCCATGATCGATGCCTTCTGTCGATCAAGACACATTCCCCTATGGCAGCTCTGGGGCGGACAAGACGTCCGCGCCCGAGAGACCGACATCACCATTCCCATCGCCACGCTGGGAAAATCTGTGTCTTTAGCCCGCAGCTGGTACGCACAAGGCTTTCGCCTGTTTAAAAGGAAGGTGGGCAACGATGTGGATCAGGATATTCGCCGGCTGGAAGCCGTGCATCGTGCGCTGCCGGGCATCGTGTTTATCGGCGACGGGAACCAGGGATTCACGCGTGAGGACTGCCTGGCCTTCGCCCGAGTCGGACTACATCAATATCAAAATTATGAAAACAGGCGTGGTTGA
- a CDS encoding HAMP domain-containing protein (MaGe:77308929): MPIATEAMPSSQEYRKAFFLHSVQKGYAAWIGLLLFLYAALFFTLAFYGPHLGPMATLYRGGSLEERQAAASEMLLLSETVSVAVPVLFLGAVIFSLVLTRRVAGPLIQLDQSLQEWAKGNLSRRVEFRPSDRLDELASTANQALAKIEQAFGDMHRQTAALQAVLASNQLEHPESVQKAQQAAASLEKILGEFSFTRVR; encoded by the coding sequence TCGCAACAGAGGCCATGCCGTCTTCGCAGGAGTATCGGAAAGCGTTCTTTCTACACTCTGTGCAAAAAGGGTATGCCGCCTGGATTGGCCTCCTGCTCTTTTTGTATGCCGCCTTGTTTTTCACACTGGCTTTTTATGGACCGCATCTTGGTCCGATGGCGACCCTGTATCGCGGCGGCTCACTTGAGGAGCGTCAGGCCGCCGCCAGCGAGATGTTGTTGCTCAGTGAAACCGTGTCGGTGGCGGTGCCGGTCCTGTTTCTTGGAGCGGTCATTTTCAGCCTGGTCTTGACCCGCCGGGTGGCGGGACCATTAATTCAGCTTGATCAGAGCCTTCAGGAATGGGCGAAGGGGAATCTAAGCCGGCGGGTGGAGTTTAGACCATCCGATCGTTTGGATGAGCTGGCATCGACGGCTAACCAAGCATTGGCCAAGATCGAACAGGCGTTTGGAGATATGCATCGCCAGACGGCAGCGCTTCAAGCGGTATTGGCCTCGAATCAACTGGAGCATCCGGAGTCCGTTCAGAAGGCGCAGCAGGCGGCCGCGTCTCTTGAAAAGATTCTCGGCGAGTTCTCGTTTACGCGGGTTCGTTGA
- a CDS encoding hypothetical protein (Evidence 4 : Unknown function but conserved in other organisms; MaGe:77308923), whose product MSIGQWAVIGVMAAVLAGAPLFAQALSLDEAKAKGLVGEKSSGYLGAVSGEDEVHALVREINTKRRQAYEEIAKKNGTQVTAVETLAGQKAIQNTKPGHHVEGPNGWTKK is encoded by the coding sequence ATGAGTATCGGGCAATGGGCGGTGATTGGGGTCATGGCGGCGGTTCTCGCCGGCGCGCCGCTGTTCGCGCAGGCATTATCGCTGGATGAGGCGAAAGCCAAGGGGCTAGTGGGCGAAAAATCCAGCGGGTATTTGGGCGCGGTGTCGGGCGAGGACGAGGTGCATGCGCTGGTTCGCGAGATCAATACGAAGCGGCGGCAGGCGTACGAAGAGATCGCGAAGAAGAACGGTACGCAGGTCACGGCCGTCGAGACTTTGGCAGGACAGAAGGCGATTCAGAACACGAAGCCGGGCCATCATGTCGAGGGGCCGAACGGCTGGACCAAGAAATAG
- a CDS encoding Mercuric reductase (MaGe:77308920) encodes MSQHDESMILPDDEHNRRLVAHVHPAGWVNPEPSGRYNIVVIGAGTAGLITAVVAASLGAKVALIEKHLMGGDCLNVGCVPSKGVIRAARAWADLRKAEEFGIHIPPGVQYDFGSVMARMRKLRAQISLNDSAQRYSKLGVDLYLGNGRFTGLDSIQVEGPAGNRTLRFVSAAICTGARAAAPQIPGLREAGYLTNETVFSLTALPPRLAVIGAGPVGCELAQSFTRFGSQVYVVEALHGILPNEDRDAAQVVAQQMARDGVQLFCCGKDLKVGKAADGKHLTVDSHGRQYDLAVDEILVGAGRTPNVEGLGLDAIGVEFDKNGVKVNGRLQTSNPRIFAAGDICSRYKFTHAADAMAQIVIQNALFPHPFGLGYANVDSLMMPWCTFTTPEVAHVGMYEKDAKEKGLDVETYTFKLDEVDRAILDGEEEGFARIHIQKGSDKILGATIVAAHAGEMIGEFSVAMNAGLGAKAIAGTIHPYPTQAEVNKKVVNLWRKAHFTQTTRNRLMKLFAWMRR; translated from the coding sequence ATGAGCCAACATGACGAGAGCATGATATTGCCGGACGATGAACATAATCGGCGGCTTGTCGCTCATGTGCATCCTGCCGGCTGGGTTAATCCGGAGCCTTCCGGGCGCTATAACATTGTGGTCATCGGCGCGGGGACTGCCGGTCTGATCACGGCGGTCGTTGCCGCGAGCTTGGGCGCAAAGGTGGCGCTGATCGAAAAGCATTTGATGGGCGGAGATTGTCTGAACGTGGGCTGCGTGCCGTCAAAGGGAGTGATTCGCGCCGCGCGGGCTTGGGCCGACCTGAGGAAGGCCGAGGAATTCGGGATTCATATTCCGCCTGGGGTGCAATACGATTTCGGGAGCGTAATGGCCCGAATGCGCAAACTGCGGGCCCAGATCAGCCTCAACGACTCGGCTCAGCGTTACAGCAAGCTAGGCGTCGATCTCTACCTTGGCAATGGACGGTTTACCGGCCTCGATTCGATTCAGGTCGAAGGCCCGGCCGGCAATCGGACGCTCAGGTTTGTGAGCGCGGCGATTTGCACCGGCGCCCGCGCCGCGGCGCCGCAGATTCCCGGGTTGCGCGAGGCTGGGTATCTCACCAACGAAACGGTGTTTTCGCTGACAGCGCTGCCGCCGCGGCTCGCGGTGATCGGCGCCGGGCCTGTCGGGTGCGAGCTCGCGCAATCGTTTACCCGGTTTGGAAGCCAGGTGTATGTGGTCGAAGCCCTGCACGGCATCCTGCCGAATGAAGACCGCGATGCGGCGCAGGTCGTGGCGCAACAGATGGCGAGGGATGGGGTGCAACTGTTCTGTTGCGGCAAGGACCTGAAGGTCGGCAAGGCGGCCGACGGGAAACATCTTACCGTCGATTCCCATGGCCGGCAGTACGATCTTGCCGTCGATGAAATTCTGGTAGGCGCCGGGCGCACGCCGAATGTGGAGGGACTGGGGTTGGACGCGATCGGCGTCGAGTTCGATAAAAACGGTGTGAAGGTGAATGGCCGGTTGCAGACGAGCAACCCACGCATCTTCGCAGCTGGGGATATCTGTTCTCGCTACAAGTTTACCCACGCTGCCGATGCAATGGCGCAGATCGTGATTCAGAACGCCTTGTTCCCTCATCCCTTCGGACTAGGCTATGCCAATGTGGATTCATTGATGATGCCCTGGTGTACGTTTACAACGCCCGAAGTGGCGCACGTCGGGATGTATGAGAAAGACGCGAAAGAGAAGGGGCTTGATGTCGAAACCTATACGTTTAAGCTAGATGAAGTCGATCGCGCCATCCTTGACGGAGAAGAGGAAGGCTTTGCGCGGATCCACATTCAAAAAGGCTCGGACAAAATTCTTGGTGCGACGATTGTGGCGGCGCATGCCGGCGAGATGATCGGCGAATTTTCCGTAGCAATGAACGCTGGGCTCGGAGCCAAGGCGATTGCCGGAACCATTCATCCCTATCCCACGCAAGCGGAGGTCAATAAGAAGGTGGTGAATCTCTGGCGTAAAGCGCACTTCACCCAGACGACCAGGAATCGGCTCATGAAACTCTTTGCCTGGATGAGACGGTAG
- a CDS encoding conserved exported protein of unknown function (Evidence 4 : Unknown function but conserved in other organisms; MaGe:77308918) has protein sequence MKSQMMTIAVAALAMVALATMPALAKDKEAKKKSSGMRHSSAAAAASSTSHIPDVGQSPKRGEHDSKPGPAWKTVGGTVKQIDGNAYTVEDYEGNQVKLYVGQGTKHIKQKKVGDTVRAEITRGGFANSVQ, from the coding sequence ATGAAGAGCCAGATGATGACGATCGCTGTTGCCGCCCTCGCCATGGTGGCGCTGGCCACTATGCCGGCGTTGGCCAAAGATAAAGAGGCGAAAAAGAAATCCTCCGGCATGCGCCATTCCTCCGCGGCGGCTGCCGCTTCGTCTACCAGCCACATTCCTGACGTCGGCCAATCTCCGAAGCGAGGGGAACATGACTCGAAGCCAGGCCCGGCCTGGAAGACCGTCGGCGGAACCGTCAAGCAGATCGATGGCAATGCCTATACGGTGGAAGACTACGAAGGCAATCAGGTGAAACTGTACGTCGGCCAGGGCACGAAACACATCAAGCAGAAGAAGGTCGGGGACACGGTCCGCGCCGAAATCACACGCGGTGGCTTCGCGAATTCTGTGCAGTAA
- a CDS encoding YnbE family lipoprotein (MaGe:77308924), giving the protein MSIWARGISVGMICGLVLVMGGCTPRVEVEAPDKPITINLNVKIDHEVRVKVDKDLDRVLSGQSGLF; this is encoded by the coding sequence ATGAGCATATGGGCGAGAGGGATTTCGGTTGGGATGATCTGCGGGCTGGTCCTTGTGATGGGAGGCTGTACGCCGCGTGTGGAGGTCGAAGCGCCGGATAAGCCGATTACGATCAATCTGAACGTGAAGATCGACCACGAGGTTCGCGTCAAGGTAGACAAGGATCTGGACCGCGTCTTGTCCGGCCAGAGCGGATTATTCTAA
- a CDS encoding hypothetical protein (Evidence 5 : Unknown function; MaGe:77308927) produces the protein MKTGVVEAVAIATATLAAGLKLMVGGMVETRIAMGCSFSLVMGIKGFDILDLDTPLLLAADPVQGGYRYRDAHLEPWVGHGLALAAQPNHDVETVQ, from the coding sequence ATGAAAACAGGCGTGGTTGAAGCGGTCGCGATTGCAACCGCAACGCTCGCCGCCGGATTGAAACTGATGGTGGGTGGAATGGTTGAAACCCGCATCGCGATGGGCTGCTCGTTCAGCCTCGTCATGGGGATCAAGGGCTTCGATATTCTGGATCTCGATACGCCACTCCTCTTGGCGGCGGACCCTGTGCAGGGAGGCTATCGCTATCGAGACGCTCACCTTGAACCCTGGGTCGGCCACGGCCTTGCCCTCGCGGCCCAGCCAAACCACGACGTCGAAACGGTCCAATAG
- a CDS encoding conserved membrane protein of unknown function (Evidence 4 : Unknown function but conserved in other organisms; MaGe:77308921), with protein MTSHAPTPNPSQQSNRSKFAILAGIALAIGLFLYFDLGRLLSLDALKNNRDHLLAFTEANYAAAVGLFILTYIVVTGLSLPGAVILTLAGGFLFGSLLGTLFVNLGATTGATLSFLAARYLLRDWVEQKFGKWLGPVQQGFSENAFNYLMTLRLIPLFPFFAINLVSGLTRMKAGTYVAATALGIIPGSFVYAYAGRQLGTINSLKEIASPNVIGAFVLLGLLALVPAVYKRFRGARR; from the coding sequence ATGACCAGTCACGCGCCGACGCCCAATCCATCTCAGCAATCGAACAGAAGCAAGTTTGCCATATTGGCAGGGATTGCCCTCGCCATCGGGCTGTTTCTCTACTTCGATCTGGGACGGCTGCTGTCCCTCGACGCATTGAAAAACAATCGCGATCACTTGCTGGCCTTTACTGAGGCGAACTATGCGGCCGCCGTCGGCCTCTTTATTCTGACCTACATTGTCGTGACGGGATTGTCTCTGCCTGGCGCGGTCATTCTGACGCTGGCTGGAGGATTTCTCTTCGGCAGCCTGCTGGGCACTCTGTTTGTCAATCTGGGCGCGACAACGGGAGCCACGCTTTCATTTCTTGCCGCGCGGTATCTTTTGCGCGATTGGGTCGAGCAGAAGTTTGGAAAGTGGCTGGGGCCCGTTCAGCAAGGGTTTTCCGAGAATGCCTTCAACTACCTAATGACGTTGCGGCTGATTCCCTTGTTTCCGTTCTTCGCCATCAACCTCGTCTCCGGCCTGACGCGCATGAAAGCCGGTACATATGTTGCGGCGACGGCGTTGGGGATCATCCCCGGCTCGTTTGTCTATGCCTATGCCGGGCGGCAGTTGGGCACGATCAATTCGCTGAAAGAAATCGCCTCGCCGAACGTGATTGGGGCGTTTGTCTTGCTGGGGCTGTTGGCCCTTGTTCCGGCGGTCTATAAGAGATTCAGAGGAGCGCGGCGATGA
- a CDS encoding Oxidoreductase (MaGe:77308922), translated as MDDDSRLTQSKMQWAKARRGGEEREVFYEGDDRLPPGQHLVETFPVLDLGFKPDIPLSEWTLTIGGFVTTPVTWTWEQFLQQPHIQDRSDFHCVTSWSRYDNDWEGVSFRQLMAVVKPLSLAKFVLFKSYDDYTTNLPIEVCDDADVLLTYKWNEQPLTKEHGGPVRVIVPKRYAWKGAKWIKEITFSDKDEKGFWEVRGYSNTALPWQNDRYG; from the coding sequence ATGGATGACGATTCTCGGTTAACACAATCCAAAATGCAGTGGGCCAAAGCCCGGCGCGGTGGCGAAGAGCGCGAAGTCTTCTACGAAGGCGACGACCGGCTTCCGCCAGGGCAACACCTTGTCGAAACCTTTCCGGTCCTGGATCTCGGATTCAAACCGGACATCCCGCTCTCGGAATGGACGCTGACCATCGGCGGATTTGTGACGACACCGGTCACTTGGACATGGGAGCAATTTCTTCAGCAGCCTCACATCCAAGACCGCTCGGACTTTCACTGCGTCACCTCCTGGAGCCGCTACGACAACGACTGGGAAGGCGTGAGTTTTCGCCAGCTCATGGCCGTCGTGAAACCGCTGTCGCTCGCCAAATTCGTCCTATTCAAGTCCTACGACGACTACACAACGAATCTGCCGATCGAGGTCTGCGACGATGCCGACGTGCTGCTGACCTATAAGTGGAATGAACAGCCGCTGACCAAGGAGCATGGCGGCCCAGTCCGCGTCATTGTCCCCAAGCGCTATGCATGGAAGGGCGCGAAGTGGATCAAGGAGATCACGTTTTCAGATAAGGATGAGAAGGGGTTTTGGGAAGTGCGCGGCTATTCCAACACTGCCCTACCCTGGCAGAACGACCGGTATGGCTGA
- a CDS encoding hypothetical protein (Evidence 4 : Unknown function but conserved in other organisms; MaGe:77308919), whose product MAALRRMIAVIILVTASFGGQMLSWGQSAPVIEVGKFSSDQPGSGLPDGWNPLTFKKIPKQTKYVLVNDGAQVVVKAVSEASASGLTKEVTIDPKDYPIVRWRWKVENLLQHSDVSRKDGDDYPARLYITFAYDPDRVSFGRKLKYNAGRVLFGDIPIGALNYIWETKTPVGTIIENAYTDFAQMIVVESGASRVGMWVEEERNIYEDYKKAFGEEPPLINGVAIMSDTDNTKERAVAFYGDIEFRKAPK is encoded by the coding sequence ATGGCGGCCCTGCGGAGGATGATCGCGGTCATCATTCTGGTTACGGCCAGCTTCGGAGGGCAGATGTTGTCCTGGGGGCAATCTGCGCCGGTGATCGAGGTTGGGAAGTTTTCCTCGGATCAGCCTGGGTCAGGCCTTCCTGATGGCTGGAACCCCCTGACGTTCAAAAAAATCCCGAAGCAGACGAAGTATGTGCTGGTGAACGATGGCGCGCAGGTGGTGGTGAAGGCTGTCAGCGAGGCGTCGGCCTCCGGGCTGACCAAAGAAGTCACTATCGATCCCAAGGACTATCCCATTGTTCGCTGGCGCTGGAAAGTCGAGAACCTGCTCCAGCATAGCGACGTGAGCCGGAAGGACGGAGACGATTATCCGGCGCGGCTCTATATCACCTTTGCCTATGATCCAGACCGGGTGAGCTTTGGGCGAAAGTTGAAATACAACGCGGGCCGGGTGCTCTTCGGCGACATTCCCATCGGCGCGTTGAACTACATCTGGGAGACCAAGACGCCGGTCGGCACGATCATTGAGAATGCCTACACCGACTTTGCCCAGATGATTGTGGTCGAAAGCGGAGCGTCTAGAGTCGGGATGTGGGTAGAAGAGGAGCGGAATATCTATGAAGATTACAAGAAGGCGTTTGGCGAGGAGCCGCCGTTGATTAACGGAGTCGCGATCATGAGCGATACGGATAATACGAAGGAGCGGGCGGTCGCGTTCTATGGAGATATTGAATTTAGGAAGGCGCCGAAGTAA